Proteins from a genomic interval of Ktedonobacterales bacterium:
- a CDS encoding ATP-binding protein — MNESPRFQLAVSPERLARRVELAQLPATTAEVSPLEGTIGQSRALDALAFGLEIHTSGYNLFVAGPTGSGRERTVLDFLRRFAPTRPAPSDWVYVYNFAQPDHPNAIPLPQGRGRAFAADIDSYLQAAQREIPRAFESEDYARHRREALSELARQREDLLNELQSFAHDQGFTIEITPSSIVTVPVREGRPLSPEEFQQLPTQLQQELEQRIPEVQERIAGTLRQLHQLQKEAVERIRQLDRDVARFTLGPHLDELREMYSDQPKVLAYLDQVQSDLPEHLDDFRGGDGEGEQQTPLTRQSGPTREERLARYRINVFVDHDDFRGAPVIVERNPTYYNLAGRIDYRATFGALVADFRQIKPGALQRANGGFLVLHILDVLRAPLAWEALKRSLRCGEVTIENLGEQYSALPTEQLRPESIPLDVKVILLGPPEVYALLYQADPDFQELFKVKADFAPDMDWNDEHLGHYMAFISQRVREEGLHHFDRSALGRIIEYGARLREDQRKLSTRLRDIADVVSEANYWAAKSDHDLVQAADVDQAIAKRKNRSNLIEERLQEWIDNGTILIDTVGARAAQVNGMAVIDLGGYAFGRPSRITARVSPGRGSVQSIEREIELSGPIHSKGFLILSGYLSGQYAQQYPLALSATITFEQSYDEVDGDSASSTELYALLSALADLPLAQGIAVTGSVNQHGEIQAVGGVNAKIEGFFAVCKAKGLTGDQGVILPAANVPNLMLEEVVIDAVRAGQFHIWGVCTIDEGIELLTGRPAGERVADGQYPEGTVHRLVEDRLRDYAECLRTFSTDHRTGAERAPRAGDLKSGR; from the coding sequence ATGAACGAATCACCTCGTTTCCAGCTTGCCGTTTCGCCCGAGCGCCTCGCGCGTCGTGTCGAGCTTGCCCAACTACCTGCGACCACTGCCGAGGTGTCGCCGCTGGAGGGTACTATCGGGCAGTCTCGCGCACTTGATGCGCTCGCTTTCGGCCTGGAGATCCACACGTCCGGCTATAACCTCTTTGTCGCTGGCCCCACGGGTTCGGGCCGCGAGCGCACAGTCCTGGACTTCCTGCGACGGTTCGCGCCGACCCGGCCCGCGCCGTCCGACTGGGTGTACGTCTACAACTTCGCCCAGCCGGACCACCCTAACGCCATCCCCCTTCCGCAGGGCCGGGGGCGTGCCTTCGCCGCTGACATCGATAGCTATCTCCAGGCGGCTCAGCGAGAGATCCCCCGCGCGTTCGAGAGCGAGGACTACGCCCGTCACCGGCGTGAGGCGCTCTCCGAACTAGCTCGGCAGCGCGAAGATCTGCTCAACGAGCTTCAGTCCTTCGCGCACGACCAGGGCTTTACTATCGAAATCACTCCATCCAGTATTGTGACGGTGCCTGTGAGGGAAGGGCGGCCACTTTCCCCAGAGGAGTTCCAGCAACTGCCCACCCAACTTCAGCAAGAATTGGAGCAGCGCATCCCTGAGGTCCAGGAACGTATCGCTGGCACGCTGCGCCAGCTTCACCAGCTTCAGAAGGAGGCGGTCGAGCGCATACGCCAGCTCGACCGCGATGTAGCGCGCTTCACCCTCGGCCCGCACCTGGATGAGCTGCGCGAGATGTACAGCGATCAACCCAAGGTGCTGGCCTACCTCGATCAGGTTCAGAGTGACCTGCCAGAGCATCTTGACGACTTTCGCGGCGGCGACGGCGAGGGCGAGCAGCAGACCCCTCTCACCCGCCAGTCTGGGCCGACCAGAGAGGAGCGCCTGGCGCGGTATCGCATCAATGTCTTCGTCGATCATGATGACTTCCGGGGGGCCCCGGTCATTGTGGAGCGCAACCCAACCTACTACAACCTGGCGGGCAGAATCGACTACCGCGCTACCTTTGGCGCCCTGGTAGCGGACTTCCGCCAGATCAAGCCAGGGGCGCTCCAGCGAGCCAATGGTGGGTTTCTCGTCCTGCACATCCTCGATGTTCTGCGTGCCCCGCTCGCCTGGGAGGCCCTCAAGCGTTCGCTCCGCTGCGGCGAGGTGACAATCGAGAACCTGGGAGAGCAGTACAGCGCACTTCCGACTGAGCAACTGCGGCCTGAGTCGATCCCGCTCGATGTCAAGGTGATCCTGCTCGGCCCGCCCGAAGTTTATGCCCTCCTCTATCAAGCCGACCCCGACTTCCAGGAGCTCTTCAAGGTTAAAGCCGACTTCGCCCCGGACATGGATTGGAATGATGAACACCTGGGCCATTATATGGCCTTCATCAGTCAGCGAGTACGCGAGGAGGGTCTGCATCACTTCGACCGCTCAGCACTGGGGCGCATCATCGAGTACGGCGCTCGGCTGCGTGAAGACCAACGCAAACTCTCCACTCGGCTGCGCGACATCGCCGATGTAGTCAGCGAGGCGAATTATTGGGCTGCGAAGTCCGATCACGATCTCGTGCAGGCCGCCGACGTAGACCAGGCAATCGCCAAACGGAAGAACCGCTCCAACCTCATCGAGGAGCGGCTCCAGGAGTGGATCGACAACGGCACCATCCTCATCGACACGGTGGGGGCCAGGGCCGCTCAGGTCAACGGCATGGCGGTCATCGACCTGGGCGGCTACGCATTTGGTCGTCCATCGCGCATTACTGCCCGCGTCTCCCCCGGTCGCGGCTCGGTGCAGAGCATCGAGCGCGAGATCGAGTTGTCGGGCCCGATCCACTCCAAGGGCTTTCTGATTCTTTCCGGCTACCTGTCCGGTCAGTACGCCCAGCAGTATCCGCTCGCGCTCTCAGCCACGATCACCTTTGAGCAGTCCTACGATGAAGTGGATGGGGATTCTGCCTCCTCGACCGAACTCTATGCGCTCCTCTCGGCTCTGGCCGATCTACCGCTTGCTCAGGGCATTGCCGTGACCGGCTCGGTCAATCAGCACGGCGAGATACAGGCAGTCGGTGGGGTCAATGCCAAGATCGAGGGCTTCTTCGCCGTTTGCAAGGCAAAAGGGCTGACTGGAGACCAGGGCGTCATCCTCCCGGCGGCGAACGTACCGAACCTGATGCTGGAGGAGGTGGTGATCGATGCGGTCAGGGCTGGACAGTTTCATATCTGGGGTGTGTGCACTATTGATGAGGGCATCGAACTGCTCACCGGTCGCCCGGCGGGTGAGCGCGTCGCCGATGGGCAGTACCCGGAAGGTACCGTCCATCGGTTGGTCGAAGACCGCCTGCGAGACTATGCTGAGTGCCTGCGCACCTTCAGCACAGACCACCGAACAGGCGCTGAGCGGGCCCCCAGGGCGGGTGATCTGAAGAGCGGTCGGTAG
- a CDS encoding DoxX family protein: protein MNLLKRIYTNNNLRSVLWFFVRVYLAYEWITASAEKLGTSSAVWVGPKAGTAVKGFLTFAASPAQTGGDHPSVLGWYAWLINHVFLPNATAFSYLVAFGELFIGIALGIGLFTRFAAFWAAFLNLLFMLAGSTGVNPPMFTLEMMILLVGGTAGLFGIDPVAIALLKKGTNQIFGRKAPVPAPVPAEAAAFQPVDRERYIASEHQIETPERPVNR from the coding sequence ATGAACCTGTTGAAACGCATCTACACCAACAACAACCTTCGTAGTGTTCTCTGGTTCTTTGTGCGAGTGTATCTGGCCTATGAGTGGATTACGGCGTCGGCTGAGAAGCTGGGTACCAGCTCGGCGGTCTGGGTCGGCCCGAAGGCTGGCACGGCGGTCAAGGGGTTCCTGACCTTCGCGGCCTCGCCCGCGCAGACCGGTGGCGATCATCCGAGCGTGCTGGGCTGGTATGCCTGGCTGATTAACCACGTCTTCCTGCCCAACGCCACGGCTTTTAGCTATCTGGTCGCCTTTGGCGAGCTGTTCATCGGCATCGCCCTGGGCATCGGGCTGTTCACGCGCTTTGCCGCCTTCTGGGCTGCCTTCCTCAACCTGCTCTTCATGCTGGCTGGCTCAACGGGCGTCAACCCGCCCATGTTCACCCTGGAGATGATGATTCTGCTGGTGGGTGGCACGGCTGGGCTGTTTGGCATAGACCCGGTTGCTATCGCGCTGCTCAAAAAGGGCACCAATCAGATCTTTGGGCGCAAGGCGCCAGTCCCGGCACCAGTGCCTGCCGAAGCGGCAGCCTTCCAGCCGGTTGATCGGGAGCGCTACATCGCCAGCGAGCATCAGATCGAGACCCCGGAGCGCCCAGTGAACCGCTAG
- a CDS encoding universal stress protein produces the protein MFQRILVPLDGSPHAEAALAPAASLALRFEAGMLLVRTILVHVFPGANPGLAQLEALREAEGYLDTVATRVRKTGVAVRTAIPYDAPALGIADQAEFRHIDLIVMSTHGRKWPETLLHPSVTMGVLEHTRAPILALKSAQEETDQPQLPRFMTNPAAPIIVPLDGSLLSESALPLAEGLATTFGNPLLLVRAIERTHSALASLDNPILLAKIEERTIEETRSYLQRKQHEVSSRGVRATSESSTGSPAWFIDESAKAHQAGLVVMASHGRSGLGRFLLGSVAQTVLRESDVPVLLIRLHEPQG, from the coding sequence ATGTTTCAGCGCATTCTGGTCCCACTGGATGGCTCCCCACATGCCGAAGCCGCGCTCGCGCCTGCCGCGTCGCTGGCACTGCGCTTTGAGGCGGGGATGTTGTTGGTACGCACCATTCTGGTGCATGTCTTCCCTGGGGCTAATCCTGGCCTGGCGCAGCTTGAGGCGCTACGTGAGGCCGAGGGCTATCTGGATACGGTTGCCACTCGCGTCAGAAAAACCGGGGTCGCCGTGCGCACGGCGATTCCCTATGATGCTCCCGCTCTCGGTATTGCCGATCAGGCAGAGTTTCGCCATATTGACCTGATTGTGATGAGTACGCATGGGCGGAAGTGGCCGGAAACCCTCCTGCACCCAAGCGTCACGATGGGGGTTCTGGAACACACGCGGGCGCCCATCCTGGCCTTGAAGAGTGCTCAAGAAGAGACGGACCAGCCGCAGCTTCCTCGTTTTATGACGAATCCCGCTGCGCCCATTATTGTCCCGCTGGATGGCTCACTCCTGTCCGAGAGCGCGCTGCCGTTGGCTGAGGGACTGGCAACCACCTTTGGCAATCCGCTGCTGCTAGTGCGGGCGATTGAGCGGACCCATAGTGCTTTAGCTTCCCTTGATAATCCTATCCTTCTCGCCAAGATCGAGGAAAGGACTATTGAAGAAACGCGAAGCTACCTCCAGCGCAAACAGCACGAGGTCTCCAGTCGGGGCGTGCGCGCCACCAGTGAAAGCTCAACAGGATCGCCCGCCTGGTTCATTGATGAAAGCGCCAAGGCGCACCAGGCGGGCCTGGTGGTGATGGCCTCGCATGGTCGCAGCGGCCTGGGACGGTTCCTGTTGGGCAGCGTTGCCCAGACGGTACTGCGCGAGAGCGACGTTCCGGTATTACTGATACGGCTCCATGAGCCACAGGGCTGA
- a CDS encoding FAD-dependent oxidoreductase, giving the protein MAYRFQVDEGACINCGICMDLCPVRCLDMTRPQGQAGAPPTPIPFGAANGPELMATPVQIAACVGCQVCFQECPTQAITIEAGVGKVVFAAPQGPIEHPPADEDGKVWYPLQAYTAVVAEVPGEAPYDALLHWKVAHTTESWQIWRSWLGEANQTIKAPCQEACPVGTNAGLYVGLIAEGRYEEALAVAAEPNPFPVICGRVCTAPCEDACRRGEFEQPIAIRDLKRFASDHGYAGRRFLKPPKERFAERVAIVGSGPTGLSAAYYLARRGYPVTIYEAMPVAGGMMSIGIPEYRLPRVELNRDIQAIIDLGVEVRTNTAIGRDVSLDELRREYQAVLIAVGAQKSQRLGLADENQLAGVIPATGFLKDFNLGVETNLSGKVVAVVGGGSTAMDAARSAWRSGAQAVHILYRRTQAEMPAQKEEVRAALEEGLTLHELAAPIELKGQQGTLKSVVCQRMKLGEPDAAGHRRPVPIEGATFELAVEVILVAIGEAPDPSFLPEGTQVEIAAWGGLMINPQTLATGQPGVFAAGDATYGPRSIIHAAAHGRQAARAIHAYLRGLPPEQIAELPEDELQTPSTLPDGAVEVYLATKPRTEMSLRSADQSRDKTSEFALGLTESQARAEAQRCLRCDLAYLCPTIKDANRTRERVGTLAPNRSQGV; this is encoded by the coding sequence ATGGCCTATCGTTTTCAGGTTGATGAGGGGGCGTGCATCAACTGCGGCATCTGCATGGATCTGTGTCCGGTTCGGTGCCTGGATATGACCCGCCCCCAGGGCCAGGCGGGCGCGCCGCCAACACCTATTCCCTTTGGGGCCGCAAACGGGCCAGAGTTGATGGCAACGCCTGTGCAGATTGCCGCCTGCGTTGGCTGCCAGGTCTGCTTCCAGGAATGTCCAACTCAGGCCATCACAATCGAAGCAGGGGTCGGCAAAGTGGTCTTCGCCGCGCCGCAGGGGCCCATCGAGCATCCGCCAGCAGACGAGGATGGCAAGGTCTGGTATCCGCTCCAGGCGTATACCGCCGTGGTGGCAGAGGTACCGGGCGAGGCCCCCTATGATGCGCTGCTGCACTGGAAGGTGGCGCACACCACCGAATCCTGGCAGATCTGGCGGAGCTGGCTGGGTGAGGCGAACCAGACGATCAAGGCTCCCTGCCAGGAAGCGTGCCCCGTTGGTACCAATGCGGGTTTGTATGTCGGGTTGATCGCAGAGGGACGCTATGAGGAAGCACTGGCCGTCGCCGCTGAGCCAAATCCGTTCCCAGTGATCTGTGGTCGGGTCTGCACCGCGCCCTGCGAGGATGCCTGCCGACGCGGCGAATTTGAGCAGCCCATCGCCATCCGTGATCTGAAGCGCTTCGCTTCCGATCACGGCTACGCCGGACGGCGCTTCCTCAAGCCGCCTAAGGAACGCTTTGCTGAGCGCGTCGCCATCGTTGGCTCCGGCCCGACCGGACTCAGCGCGGCCTATTACCTGGCGCGGCGGGGCTATCCGGTCACAATCTACGAGGCGATGCCAGTGGCCGGGGGGATGATGTCGATTGGCATCCCCGAATACCGGCTGCCGAGGGTGGAGCTCAATCGAGACATCCAGGCGATCATCGACCTGGGCGTAGAGGTGCGCACCAACACCGCTATTGGCCGCGATGTCTCGCTGGATGAGCTGCGCCGGGAGTATCAGGCAGTGCTGATTGCGGTGGGTGCGCAGAAGAGCCAGCGGCTGGGGCTGGCTGATGAAAACCAGTTGGCGGGCGTCATCCCGGCCACCGGCTTCCTGAAAGACTTCAATCTGGGCGTCGAAACCAATCTCTCCGGCAAAGTCGTGGCGGTGGTCGGCGGCGGCAGCACCGCGATGGACGCGGCGCGCTCGGCCTGGCGCTCTGGCGCACAAGCAGTGCATATTCTTTATCGCCGCACTCAGGCCGAGATGCCCGCGCAGAAAGAGGAAGTGCGCGCCGCCCTTGAAGAGGGCTTGACACTGCACGAACTGGCCGCGCCTATAGAACTCAAGGGACAGCAAGGCACGCTGAAGAGTGTGGTTTGCCAGCGGATGAAGCTGGGCGAGCCGGACGCAGCAGGCCACAGACGGCCTGTGCCGATTGAAGGCGCCACATTTGAACTGGCCGTGGAGGTGATTCTGGTCGCCATTGGCGAAGCGCCTGACCCCTCCTTCTTGCCAGAAGGTACACAGGTAGAGATCGCCGCTTGGGGTGGGCTGATGATTAACCCCCAAACGTTAGCGACGGGGCAACCAGGTGTCTTTGCTGCTGGCGACGCCACCTATGGCCCGCGCTCGATCATTCACGCTGCCGCGCATGGCCGCCAGGCGGCGCGCGCAATCCATGCCTATTTGCGCGGCTTACCGCCAGAGCAGATCGCCGAACTGCCAGAAGATGAGTTGCAGACACCTTCAACCTTGCCCGATGGGGCCGTCGAAGTGTACCTGGCGACGAAGCCGCGCACCGAGATGTCGCTGCGCTCCGCCGACCAATCGCGTGACAAGACAAGCGAGTTCGCTCTCGGCTTGACCGAGAGCCAGGCCCGCGCCGAAGCCCAGCGATGCTTGCGCTGCGATCTGGCGTATCTGTGCCCAACCATTAAAGATGCCAACCGCACACGAGAACGAGTAGGCACGCTGGCGCCGAATCGAAGCCAGGGTGTATAG
- the mgtA gene encoding magnesium-translocating P-type ATPase translates to MPRVSSGRLFSRLSANEVMMRQTTSSALAEQPPSSSQGLTSAEAELRLAAVGPNEPTPVQQAAVLRQLLLFLTNPLVVILLAASIVAGALGEVVNAIIITVMVLLSIALNFIQTARSQQAADRLRAQVAPTATVRRDGDWRELPRRAVVPGDLIRLRAGDLIPADALLVEAHDLHVQQAALTGESLPVEKETSEPAEVASSPAEAQNRVFLGTSVVSGTATARVTATGRQTAFGDIAARLAAKPPETEFERGMRRFGLLIMRTVVFLVLFVFLVNVVARRDLFESLLFAIALAVGLTPEFLPMITSVTLGQGALHMARRKVIVKHLAAIQNFGSIDVLCSDKTGTLTSSDMELSQVFDPLGQPSERALLLTYLNSFHETGIKSPLDIAILKHVSLDVQSYRKLGEIPFDFERRRLSVAVEHEGERLLITKGAPESVLAGCISYEVNGQQHPLDTQTRNKCEATYKHLSAQGYRVLAVAYRSLPMQPAYRLHDERELVLVGYAAFFDPPLEDSAAVLERLRRDGIQVKILSGDNELVTRHVCEQVGLDPGRIVLGEELERMTDAALAHIAEQTTIFARVSPAQKNRIILALKNRSHVVGFLGDGINDAPSLHAADVGISVSTAVDVAKDAAEIILLERSLRVLHQGILEGRKAFGNVMKYLLMGTSSNFGNMFSMAGAVVFLPFLPMLPTQILLNNFLYDLAQVTIPTDNVDASFVKKPHRWDITLIRNFMIIIGPISSIFDFLTFFILLRVFNASESLFHTGWFVESLATQTLVLFIIRTAGNPLHSRPSRPLILTTLLIVTVASILPFTPLANPLGFTPLPLTYFAFLAGMTALYLFLVELVKRRLMSRMLG, encoded by the coding sequence GTGCCCAGAGTTTCTTCTGGGCGCCTCTTTTCGAGGCTATCAGCAAACGAGGTCATGATGCGGCAGACAACTTCCTCTGCGCTCGCAGAGCAACCGCCCAGCTCCAGCCAGGGGCTGACAAGTGCAGAGGCTGAGCTTCGGCTGGCAGCAGTCGGCCCCAATGAACCAACCCCAGTGCAGCAGGCAGCGGTGCTGCGGCAACTGCTGCTCTTTCTCACCAACCCACTGGTGGTGATTTTGCTGGCTGCCAGTATCGTTGCTGGGGCGTTGGGCGAAGTGGTCAATGCCATCATCATCACTGTGATGGTGCTGCTGAGCATTGCGCTCAATTTTATCCAGACCGCGCGCTCGCAGCAGGCCGCTGACCGGCTGCGCGCTCAGGTGGCGCCAACCGCCACCGTCAGGCGCGATGGTGACTGGCGCGAACTGCCACGCCGCGCGGTCGTGCCGGGCGACCTCATTCGCCTCAGAGCTGGTGACCTCATTCCCGCCGATGCGCTGCTCGTCGAAGCACATGACCTGCACGTCCAGCAGGCCGCGCTGACTGGCGAGTCGCTGCCGGTGGAGAAAGAGACCTCCGAGCCAGCAGAAGTCGCATCGTCTCCTGCTGAGGCGCAAAACCGGGTCTTTCTGGGCACCTCGGTGGTGAGTGGTACGGCAACGGCGCGGGTGACGGCCACGGGTCGGCAGACCGCTTTTGGTGATATCGCAGCGCGCCTGGCAGCCAAACCGCCGGAGACCGAGTTCGAGCGAGGCATGCGGCGCTTCGGTCTGCTCATCATGCGCACCGTCGTCTTCCTGGTGCTCTTTGTCTTCCTGGTCAATGTGGTCGCTCGTCGTGATCTGTTTGAGTCGTTGCTCTTTGCCATTGCCCTGGCGGTGGGCCTGACGCCAGAGTTTCTGCCCATGATTACCAGCGTGACGCTGGGGCAAGGCGCGCTGCATATGGCGCGCCGGAAGGTCATTGTCAAGCACCTGGCCGCCATTCAGAACTTTGGCAGCATCGATGTCCTGTGCAGCGACAAGACCGGCACGCTGACTAGCAGCGATATGGAGTTAAGCCAGGTGTTTGACCCGCTGGGCCAGCCTTCGGAACGTGCCCTCTTGCTGACCTACCTTAATAGCTTTCATGAAACTGGCATTAAAAGCCCGCTTGATATAGCGATTCTGAAGCATGTCAGCCTGGATGTACAGAGTTATCGCAAGCTGGGCGAAATCCCCTTTGATTTCGAGCGCCGCCGGCTCTCGGTGGCAGTGGAGCATGAGGGTGAGCGCCTCTTGATTACCAAAGGCGCACCTGAAAGCGTGCTGGCTGGCTGTATCAGCTATGAGGTCAACGGCCAGCAACATCCTCTGGACACTCAAACACGGAACAAGTGCGAGGCAACCTATAAACACCTGAGCGCACAGGGCTATCGCGTGCTGGCGGTGGCTTATCGTTCGCTGCCCATGCAGCCTGCCTATCGGCTTCATGACGAGAGGGAACTGGTGCTGGTCGGCTATGCAGCGTTCTTTGATCCCCCGCTGGAAGATAGCGCTGCGGTGTTGGAACGGCTGCGGCGCGACGGCATCCAGGTCAAGATTCTCAGTGGCGATAATGAACTGGTCACGCGCCATGTCTGCGAGCAGGTGGGCTTGGACCCTGGGCGGATTGTCCTGGGTGAGGAGCTTGAACGGATGACTGATGCAGCTCTGGCGCATATTGCCGAACAGACCACGATCTTTGCACGAGTCTCGCCCGCGCAAAAGAACCGCATTATCCTGGCGCTGAAAAACCGCAGTCACGTCGTCGGCTTTCTGGGCGATGGCATTAACGACGCGCCTTCGCTGCACGCCGCCGATGTGGGTATTTCTGTCTCCACCGCCGTTGATGTCGCCAAAGACGCCGCCGAGATCATCCTGTTGGAACGCAGTCTGCGTGTCCTACATCAAGGCATTCTGGAAGGGCGCAAGGCATTTGGGAACGTGATGAAGTATCTGCTGATGGGCACCAGTTCGAATTTTGGCAATATGTTCAGCATGGCTGGAGCAGTAGTGTTCTTGCCGTTTCTGCCGATGCTGCCCACCCAGATTCTGCTCAATAACTTTCTCTATGATCTGGCCCAGGTGACCATTCCAACCGATAACGTGGACGCTAGCTTTGTGAAGAAGCCGCACCGTTGGGATATTACCCTCATTCGCAATTTCATGATTATCATTGGCCCGATCAGTTCGATCTTCGATTTTCTGACCTTCTTTATTCTGCTGCGTGTGTTCAACGCTTCCGAGTCATTGTTCCATACGGGCTGGTTTGTCGAGTCACTAGCCACGCAAACGCTGGTGCTGTTTATTATCCGCACAGCAGGCAACCCGCTGCACAGCAGACCAAGCCGTCCGCTCATCCTGACGACGCTGCTGATTGTTACCGTTGCCAGCATCTTGCCTTTTACGCCCCTGGCGAACCCGCTGGGGTTCACGCCGCTGCCGTTGACTTATTTCGCGTTCCTGGCGGGCATGACGGCGCTCTATCTATTCCTGGTAGAGTTGGTGAAACGCCGACTGATGAGTAGGATGCTGGGCTAA
- a CDS encoding acetyl-CoA hydrolase/transferase C-terminal domain-containing protein, with the protein MTTWCDRETAVKAITSGNRVFVQGACSTPTPLLEALVARGEALSNVEIVHLHTYGPTPYTEECWRGHFSLRALFVGENVRQAANTGRASYTPVFLADVPALFAPDRELPLDVAFVQVSPPDAHGYCSLGSSVDATRSAVDHARMVVALVNPQVPRTHGDSFIHVARLDYAVHWDAPLYTVERPVPDDVQLTIGRHVAGLVEDGATLQLGIGAIPDAVLQALTDRHDLGVHSEMFSDGVFDLVERGVITGTRKSLDRGKIVASFVVGSQRLLDFIDDNPMVELHPSDYTNDTRIIRQFEHMVAINSAIQVDLTGQVCAESIGTRLYSGVGGQMDFLRGAALAKEGRPIIALPATARMPHASGIKASRAFLEPVDELVSRIVPVMTPGAAVTTSRAHVHYVVTEYGVAALHGSDLAERARSLIAIAAPQFREELERAAYELRLLA; encoded by the coding sequence ATGACGACATGGTGTGATCGAGAAACCGCCGTCAAGGCAATTACTTCCGGCAATCGCGTCTTTGTCCAGGGCGCCTGCTCGACGCCCACGCCCCTGCTTGAGGCGCTGGTGGCACGCGGCGAAGCGCTCTCGAACGTGGAGATTGTGCATCTGCATACCTACGGCCCGACGCCATACACCGAGGAGTGCTGGCGCGGCCATTTCAGCCTGCGCGCCCTCTTTGTGGGTGAGAATGTGCGCCAGGCTGCCAACACCGGGCGCGCCAGCTATACCCCCGTCTTTCTGGCCGATGTCCCCGCGCTCTTTGCTCCTGACAGGGAACTGCCGCTGGATGTGGCCTTTGTCCAGGTCTCGCCGCCCGATGCGCATGGCTATTGCTCGCTGGGGTCATCGGTAGATGCCACCCGTTCTGCTGTTGACCATGCTAGGATGGTCGTGGCGCTGGTCAATCCGCAGGTACCCCGCACGCACGGGGACAGCTTCATCCACGTCGCGCGGCTGGACTATGCCGTGCACTGGGACGCCCCCCTCTATACCGTGGAGCGTCCCGTGCCCGATGACGTGCAACTGACAATTGGCCGCCATGTGGCCGGGCTGGTGGAAGATGGCGCGACACTCCAACTGGGCATCGGCGCCATCCCTGACGCCGTGCTTCAGGCTCTGACCGACCGGCACGATCTGGGCGTGCATAGTGAAATGTTCTCCGATGGCGTGTTCGATCTGGTCGAGCGCGGCGTCATCACCGGAACACGCAAATCCCTTGATCGCGGCAAGATTGTCGCCAGCTTTGTGGTCGGGTCACAGCGGCTGCTGGATTTTATCGATGATAACCCAATGGTGGAACTGCACCCCTCGGATTATACCAATGATACCCGTATCATCCGCCAGTTTGAGCACATGGTGGCTATCAACAGCGCCATTCAGGTGGACCTGACCGGCCAGGTCTGTGCCGAATCCATCGGCACGCGCCTCTACAGCGGGGTCGGCGGCCAGATGGATTTCCTGCGGGGTGCGGCGCTGGCAAAGGAGGGGCGGCCCATCATCGCGCTGCCTGCCACCGCGCGGATGCCCCATGCCAGCGGCATCAAAGCCTCGCGCGCGTTTCTGGAGCCAGTGGACGAGCTGGTCTCGCGCATTGTGCCCGTGATGACGCCCGGCGCTGCTGTGACGACCTCGCGGGCGCATGTGCATTACGTCGTTACCGAGTACGGTGTGGCCGCGCTGCATGGCAGCGACTTGGCTGAGCGCGCCCGCAGCCTGATCGCCATCGCCGCGCCGCAGTTCCGCGAAGAGTTGGAGCGCGCCGCCTACGAACTGCGCCTGCTGGCGTAG